The following proteins come from a genomic window of Novosphingobium aromaticivorans DSM 12444:
- the trpD gene encoding anthranilate phosphoribosyltransferase, with product MTLLPDPQHPLEEAEAEAAFAAILDGAVADEAIARFLVGLSDRGENASEIAGAARAMRARMIPIKAPANAIDVCGTGGDGHHTLNVSTAVSLVVAACGVPVAKHGNRAASSKAGAADTLEALGLNLDRAAETAEETLADLGICFLFAARHHPSMGRIMPIRKALGRRTIFNLMGPLANPANVRRQLVGIARPAYVPIYAEAILRLGTDHSFVISGDEGLDELSLAGGNELAEVRDGEISMRRVTPADAGLPESAVTAIRGGDAAHNARALRALLEGEHGPYRNAVLFNAAAALIIAGEAQDWHEGVEEAAEAIDKGLANALLNCWIAALE from the coding sequence ATGACCCTGCTCCCCGATCCCCAGCACCCGCTAGAGGAAGCCGAGGCCGAAGCCGCCTTTGCCGCGATTCTCGATGGCGCCGTGGCGGATGAAGCCATCGCCCGGTTTCTCGTGGGCCTGTCCGACCGTGGCGAGAACGCCAGCGAGATCGCCGGCGCCGCCCGGGCCATGCGCGCCCGGATGATCCCGATCAAGGCGCCCGCAAACGCCATCGACGTCTGCGGCACCGGCGGCGACGGGCATCACACGCTCAACGTCTCCACCGCCGTCAGCCTCGTCGTCGCCGCCTGCGGCGTGCCCGTCGCCAAGCACGGCAACCGCGCCGCCAGTTCCAAGGCCGGCGCCGCCGATACCCTCGAAGCCCTGGGCCTCAATCTCGACCGCGCCGCCGAAACCGCCGAAGAGACGTTGGCCGACCTCGGCATCTGCTTCCTCTTCGCCGCGCGTCATCACCCGTCGATGGGCCGTATCATGCCCATCCGCAAGGCGCTCGGCCGCCGCACCATCTTCAACCTGATGGGGCCGCTCGCCAATCCCGCCAACGTGCGCCGCCAGCTCGTCGGCATCGCGCGTCCGGCCTATGTCCCGATCTATGCCGAAGCCATCCTGCGCCTCGGCACCGATCACAGCTTCGTCATTTCCGGCGATGAGGGGCTCGACGAACTGAGCCTTGCCGGCGGCAACGAACTGGCCGAAGTGCGCGACGGCGAAATCTCCATGCGCCGCGTAACGCCTGCGGACGCCGGCCTGCCCGAAAGCGCGGTCACCGCGATCCGTGGCGGCGACGCGGCCCATAACGCCCGCGCCCTGCGCGCCCTCCTCGAAGGCGAGCACGGTCCCTACCGCAACGCCGTGCTCTTCAACGCCGCCGCCGCGCTCATCATCGCGGGCGAGGCGCAGGACTGGCACGAAGGCGTCGAGGAAGCAGCCGAAGCCATCGACAAGGGCCTTGCCAACGCCCTTCTCAACTGCTGGATCGCCGCTCTCGAATAG
- the lexA gene encoding transcriptional repressor LexA, with protein sequence MLTRKQHELLTFIQTRLEDSGISPSFEEMKEALDLKSKSGVHRLISALEERGFIRRLPNRARALEVLRQPDSAVGKAAPVSQREAANTNSALPPLRAAPKAAPAPANDVIELPLHGKIAAGVPIEALETTATLPVPAALLGAGEHYALEVSGDSMVEAGIFDGDYALVRKTDVARDGEIVVALVRGEEATLKYLHREKGMVRLDPANAAYDPQYYRPEEVAVQGKLAGLLRRYH encoded by the coding sequence ATGTTGACGCGCAAGCAGCATGAACTGCTCACCTTCATCCAGACCCGGCTGGAAGATTCCGGTATCTCGCCCTCGTTCGAGGAGATGAAGGAAGCGCTCGACCTCAAGTCGAAGTCCGGCGTCCACCGCCTGATCTCTGCGCTCGAGGAACGCGGCTTCATCCGCCGCCTGCCCAACCGCGCCCGCGCGCTCGAAGTCCTGCGCCAGCCCGATAGCGCCGTTGGCAAGGCCGCGCCTGTTTCGCAGCGCGAGGCGGCGAACACGAATTCCGCCCTTCCCCCGCTGCGCGCCGCGCCCAAGGCTGCACCTGCGCCGGCGAACGACGTGATCGAACTGCCGCTCCACGGCAAGATCGCCGCGGGCGTCCCGATAGAAGCGCTGGAAACCACGGCAACGTTGCCGGTCCCGGCGGCCCTGCTCGGCGCCGGCGAACACTATGCGCTCGAAGTTTCCGGTGATTCCATGGTCGAAGCCGGCATCTTCGATGGCGACTATGCCCTCGTCCGCAAGACCGACGTTGCGCGCGACGGCGAAATCGTGGTTGCGCTCGTTCGCGGAGAGGAAGCGACGCTGAAGTACCTGCACCGCGAAAAGGGCATGGTCCGCCTCGATCCTGCGAATGCGGCCTACGACCCGCAGTATTACCGCCCGGAAGAAGTGGCCGTGCAGGGCAAGCTCGCCGGATTGCTGCGCCGCTACCATTGA
- a CDS encoding anthranilate synthase component I: MTTIDASAVSLPENHRAALSQLSAGKPALVWRKLIVDTETPVGAALKLMESGRGDFLLESVQGGEVRGRYSLLGLDPDLVFRATGSSAEINRIWRHDKAAFAPLPGDALAELRALVASCRIDVPAELPSALACLVGYFGYETIGLVEKLPRAPQSELVLPDMLFTRPTVVLVFDRLSDELFAIAPVWAEGGDPARLLEAAAERIDNALRRLSDPVPADARLAEAVDVTPQPVMAAPDYARMVTAAKDYIEAGDIFQVVLAQRFTAPFPLPPIALYRSLRRINPSPFLYFLDMPGFALTGSSPEILVRIRDGEVTIRPIAGTRPRGRTAEEDRANEESLLADPKERAEHLMLLDLGRNDVGRVARAGTVKVTESYTVERYSHVMHIVSNVVGQLDTNRADSVDALFAGFPAGTVSGAPKVRACEIIAELEPETRGAYAGGVGYFAPDGSVDSCIVLRTGILKDGVLHVQAGAGIVADSDPAYEQRECEAKSGALFAAAREAVRVATEPKFGQ, translated from the coding sequence ATGACCACGATCGACGCATCCGCCGTCTCGCTGCCGGAAAACCACCGCGCCGCGCTTTCCCAGCTTTCCGCCGGAAAGCCGGCGCTGGTCTGGCGCAAGCTGATCGTCGATACCGAGACTCCCGTCGGCGCCGCGCTCAAGCTGATGGAAAGCGGTCGCGGCGATTTCCTGCTCGAATCCGTGCAGGGCGGCGAAGTACGCGGGCGCTACAGCCTGCTCGGGCTCGATCCCGATCTCGTCTTCCGCGCCACCGGCTCGTCGGCAGAGATCAACCGCATCTGGCGGCACGACAAGGCAGCCTTCGCACCGCTACCCGGCGATGCCCTCGCCGAACTGCGCGCGCTCGTCGCCTCCTGCCGCATCGACGTCCCGGCCGAGCTGCCCTCGGCGCTCGCCTGCCTCGTCGGCTACTTCGGCTACGAGACCATCGGCCTGGTCGAGAAGCTGCCCCGCGCACCGCAGAGCGAGCTTGTCCTGCCCGACATGCTGTTCACCCGCCCGACCGTGGTGCTGGTGTTCGACCGCCTGTCCGACGAACTCTTCGCCATCGCCCCGGTCTGGGCCGAAGGCGGCGATCCGGCGCGCCTGCTCGAAGCCGCGGCGGAGCGCATCGACAATGCCCTGCGCCGGCTGTCCGATCCGGTCCCCGCCGATGCGCGCCTTGCCGAAGCGGTCGACGTCACGCCGCAGCCAGTCATGGCCGCACCCGACTATGCGCGTATGGTGACTGCCGCCAAGGACTACATCGAGGCGGGCGACATCTTCCAGGTCGTCCTCGCCCAGCGCTTCACCGCGCCCTTCCCGCTGCCGCCCATCGCGCTCTACCGTTCGCTGCGCCGCATCAATCCCTCGCCGTTCCTCTACTTCCTCGACATGCCGGGCTTTGCGCTCACCGGCTCCTCGCCGGAAATCCTGGTCCGCATCCGCGACGGCGAAGTCACGATCCGCCCGATTGCCGGCACCCGCCCGCGCGGGCGCACCGCCGAGGAAGACCGGGCCAACGAAGAGAGCCTGCTGGCCGATCCCAAGGAACGCGCCGAACACCTCATGCTGCTCGACCTCGGCCGCAACGACGTCGGCCGCGTGGCCAGGGCCGGCACCGTGAAAGTCACCGAAAGCTACACGGTCGAACGCTACAGCCACGTGATGCACATCGTCTCGAACGTGGTCGGCCAGCTCGACACGAACCGCGCCGACAGCGTCGACGCCCTCTTCGCCGGGTTCCCCGCCGGCACAGTCTCGGGCGCACCCAAAGTCCGCGCCTGCGAGATCATCGCCGAACTCGAACCCGAGACGCGCGGCGCCTACGCTGGCGGTGTCGGCTATTTCGCGCCCGACGGCTCTGTCGATAGCTGCATCGTCCTCAGGACCGGCATCCTCAAGGACGGCGTCCTCCATGTCCAGGCTGGCGCCGGCATCGTCGCCGACAGCGACCCCGCCTACGAACAGCGCGAATGCGAAGCCAAGAGCGGCGCCCTCTTCGCCGCCGCGCGCGAAGCCGTCCGTGTCGCCACAGAACCGAAGTTTGGCCAATGA
- a CDS encoding NYN domain-containing protein translates to MTNETRPPRLAVLIDADNASAKIATGLFEEVAKLGEASVRRIYGDFSGTRLKAWADVLARHAIKAQQNFAYTSGKNASDIALVIDAMDLLHSGRFDGFCLVSSDSDFTGLAARIREQGLDVYGFGEKKTPESFRQACKRFIYTENLLEPSVVDITPAVAAKPASSEAQGAPVLPAPAPCADAAKEPVKFPPSKARPVLRKAIEQSADESGWAHLTRVGQQASALQPDFDVRNYTGVSKLRELVAKAGGFEINQVGETIWLVRIKPANNVA, encoded by the coding sequence ATGACCAATGAAACGCGACCGCCTCGACTGGCAGTGCTTATAGATGCCGACAATGCTTCCGCGAAGATTGCGACAGGCCTGTTCGAGGAGGTTGCCAAGCTCGGCGAGGCCAGCGTTCGGAGAATTTACGGGGACTTCTCCGGGACCAGGCTGAAGGCTTGGGCCGATGTCCTCGCCCGCCACGCGATCAAGGCGCAGCAGAATTTTGCTTACACCTCCGGCAAGAATGCATCCGACATTGCGCTTGTGATTGACGCGATGGACCTTCTGCATTCCGGTCGTTTCGACGGTTTCTGCCTCGTTTCCTCCGATAGCGACTTCACCGGTTTGGCGGCGCGCATCCGCGAACAAGGTCTTGATGTCTACGGCTTTGGAGAGAAGAAAACGCCCGAAAGCTTCCGGCAAGCCTGCAAGCGCTTCATCTATACAGAGAATCTGCTTGAACCTTCCGTTGTCGACATCACACCTGCGGTGGCCGCCAAACCCGCATCGTCGGAGGCCCAAGGGGCGCCCGTGTTGCCTGCGCCTGCCCCGTGCGCCGATGCCGCAAAGGAACCCGTGAAGTTTCCCCCGAGCAAGGCACGGCCAGTATTAAGGAAGGCCATCGAGCAGTCCGCCGATGAAAGCGGATGGGCCCATCTGACACGCGTCGGGCAACAGGCCAGCGCACTTCAACCGGATTTCGATGTCCGTAACTACACCGGAGTTTCAAAGCTCCGGGAACTCGTCGCCAAGGCAGGCGGGTTTGAGATAAACCAGGTTGGGGAAACCATTTGGCTCGTCAGGATCAAGCCGGCCAATAACGTCGCATGA
- a CDS encoding serine hydrolase domain-containing protein, with amino-acid sequence MRKRWVALAAVVLAGGAAFASLDKETRGVLLAMPTNADVLSWEQGQRDAAFRAMDRLPFLAKANTIAPAAEPLPLPSGKPLAVPGIDAYMARQRTAGLVIVQDGKVRLERYGLGFDAKGRWTSFSVAKSFTSTLVGAAVKDGAIRSLDDKVSQYIPGLKGSAYDDVSVRQLLTMSSGVRWNEDYEDPRSDVAEFNRAKPEDGLDATVSYMRKLPRAHPPGEVWHYNTGETNLIGVLVTSATGKSLAAYLREKVWQPAGMEAEATWLLGKTGHEIGGCCLQAATRDYARFGLLVLANGKGRDGRQVVPEDWFGQATTKQKDIGKPGRGYGFQWWTNDDGTFAAQGIFGQGIFIDPKRKLVIASNSDWPRASAGPQPEEREAFYRQVQRLLDAEQGAGPVRLN; translated from the coding sequence ATGCGGAAGCGGTGGGTTGCGCTGGCTGCGGTGGTATTGGCGGGCGGAGCGGCATTTGCTTCGCTCGACAAGGAAACGCGCGGGGTGCTGTTGGCCATGCCGACCAACGCCGACGTGCTTTCCTGGGAACAGGGCCAGCGCGATGCGGCATTCAGGGCGATGGACCGCCTGCCGTTCCTGGCCAAGGCCAACACGATCGCTCCTGCCGCCGAGCCGCTGCCGCTTCCGTCCGGCAAGCCGCTCGCCGTGCCGGGGATCGATGCCTACATGGCCCGGCAGCGCACCGCAGGGCTGGTGATCGTGCAGGACGGCAAGGTACGGCTTGAGCGCTATGGCTTGGGCTTCGATGCCAAGGGGCGGTGGACGAGCTTTTCGGTGGCCAAGTCGTTCACCTCGACGCTGGTCGGCGCGGCGGTGAAGGATGGCGCGATCCGCAGCCTCGACGACAAAGTCAGCCAGTACATTCCCGGCCTGAAGGGCAGCGCATATGACGACGTGAGCGTGCGCCAGCTCCTTACCATGTCATCGGGCGTGCGATGGAACGAGGACTATGAGGACCCTAGGTCGGACGTCGCCGAGTTCAACCGCGCCAAGCCCGAAGACGGGCTGGATGCGACGGTGAGCTATATGCGCAAGTTGCCCCGTGCGCATCCGCCGGGAGAGGTCTGGCACTACAACACGGGCGAAACCAACCTGATCGGCGTGCTGGTTACTTCGGCGACGGGCAAGTCGCTGGCGGCCTATCTGCGGGAGAAGGTGTGGCAGCCGGCGGGCATGGAGGCCGAGGCAACCTGGTTGCTGGGCAAGACCGGCCACGAGATCGGCGGATGTTGCCTGCAGGCGGCGACGCGCGACTATGCGCGCTTCGGGCTGCTCGTGCTGGCGAACGGCAAGGGCCGGGACGGACGGCAGGTGGTGCCGGAGGACTGGTTCGGTCAGGCGACGACGAAGCAAAAGGACATCGGCAAGCCGGGACGCGGCTATGGGTTCCAGTGGTGGACCAACGATGACGGCACCTTTGCCGCGCAGGGCATTTTCGGCCAGGGCATCTTTATCGACCCGAAGCGCAAGCTGGTGATCGCGAGCAATTCCGATTGGCCGCGCGCCAGCGCAGGGCCGCAACCCGAGGAGCGCGAGGCGTTCTACCGGCAGGTCCAGCGACTGCTCGACGCGGAGCAGGGGGCCGGACCGGTGCGCCTGAACTAA
- a CDS encoding SurA N-terminal domain-containing protein: protein MLGFFRSFLKSRIGVAIALLFLGLIALAFASADVTGSGFGGVAGGDRAAKVGSGRIGTGELGKALTSAFEQDRQKQPGLTMKQFLDGGGLEGVLSGMIDRLALAEWGKKHGLAVSDRLVDSEIVKIGAFQGPDGKFSQKAYEQLLAQRGLTDKEVRNDLAQGLMARQLLLPAAFGAQMPAEAVLRYASLLTEKRVGTIISVPSLAFAPAGGPDDNALAAFYNANKGRYMQPERRTIRYALVDEATLKNVPAPTDAEIANRYKLNTAVYAPSEQRSVTQVIVPTEAAARALAAEVGKGGALDTAARSKGLVASKLADQTRDTLANQTSKAVADAAFAATAGTLATPAKSGLGWHVLKVDAVKRNPGKTLDQARAEIVTALTLEKRRAALSDLAAQVEQEIDSGTGLADIAKNLGLTVQTTQPLLANGTVFGKAAEKAPADIAPLVQAAFAMEREGEAQLAEIKPGEKFAIYDVGQLTAATPAPLAAIKDAVARDWALQQGSAKAKAAADRILAALDKGTPLAEAVKLAGVAIPAPQPIDMGRQQIGAMQGQVPPPLALLFAMAEGSNKRLEGPNKAGWYVVSLKDIVPGAVKREDQIFAGASRELGAVTGNEYAESLRRAIGKDLGIERNESAIKAVRNQLTGANNQ from the coding sequence ATGCTCGGCTTCTTCCGCTCGTTCCTCAAGTCCCGCATCGGCGTAGCAATCGCCCTGCTTTTCCTCGGCCTGATCGCGCTCGCCTTTGCCAGCGCCGATGTCACCGGCAGCGGCTTCGGCGGCGTCGCCGGCGGGGACCGTGCCGCCAAGGTCGGCTCCGGCCGCATCGGCACGGGCGAACTCGGCAAGGCACTGACCAGCGCGTTCGAGCAGGACCGCCAGAAGCAGCCCGGCCTGACCATGAAGCAGTTCCTCGACGGCGGCGGCCTCGAAGGCGTCCTGTCGGGCATGATCGACAGGCTGGCGCTTGCGGAATGGGGCAAGAAGCACGGCCTCGCGGTCAGCGACCGCCTGGTCGACAGCGAGATCGTCAAGATCGGCGCGTTCCAGGGCCCTGACGGCAAGTTCAGCCAGAAGGCCTATGAGCAACTCCTCGCCCAGCGCGGCCTTACGGACAAGGAAGTGCGCAACGACCTTGCACAGGGCCTGATGGCCCGCCAGCTTCTGCTGCCCGCCGCGTTCGGCGCGCAGATGCCGGCCGAAGCGGTCCTGCGCTATGCCTCGCTGCTTACCGAAAAGCGCGTCGGCACGATCATTTCGGTCCCCTCGCTGGCCTTCGCGCCCGCCGGCGGCCCCGATGACAACGCCCTCGCCGCGTTCTACAACGCCAACAAGGGCCGCTACATGCAGCCCGAACGCCGCACGATCCGCTATGCGCTCGTCGACGAGGCAACGCTCAAGAACGTGCCCGCTCCGACCGACGCGGAAATCGCCAACCGCTACAAGCTCAACACCGCCGTCTACGCGCCCAGCGAACAGCGCTCGGTCACGCAGGTGATCGTGCCGACCGAAGCCGCGGCGCGCGCGCTCGCCGCCGAAGTCGGCAAGGGCGGCGCGCTCGACACGGCCGCCCGATCCAAGGGCCTCGTCGCCAGCAAGCTCGCCGACCAGACCCGCGACACCCTTGCAAACCAGACGTCGAAGGCCGTAGCCGATGCCGCGTTCGCCGCCACGGCGGGCACGCTCGCCACGCCGGCGAAGTCGGGCCTGGGCTGGCATGTGCTCAAGGTCGATGCGGTAAAGCGCAATCCCGGCAAGACGCTCGATCAGGCGCGCGCCGAAATCGTCACGGCCCTGACGCTGGAAAAGCGCCGCGCGGCGCTTTCCGACCTCGCCGCGCAAGTCGAGCAGGAAATCGACAGCGGCACCGGCCTTGCCGACATCGCGAAGAACCTTGGCCTCACCGTCCAGACGACGCAGCCGCTGCTGGCCAACGGCACTGTCTTCGGCAAGGCGGCGGAAAAGGCGCCCGCCGATATCGCGCCGCTCGTCCAGGCCGCCTTTGCGATGGAACGGGAAGGCGAAGCCCAGCTTGCCGAAATCAAGCCGGGCGAAAAGTTCGCCATCTACGACGTCGGACAACTCACCGCCGCGACCCCGGCTCCACTTGCCGCCATCAAGGACGCCGTCGCCCGCGACTGGGCGCTCCAGCAGGGCTCGGCCAAGGCGAAGGCCGCCGCCGACAGGATCCTCGCAGCGCTCGACAAGGGCACCCCGCTTGCCGAAGCCGTAAAGCTCGCCGGTGTCGCCATTCCCGCGCCGCAGCCCATCGACATGGGCCGCCAGCAGATCGGCGCGATGCAGGGCCAGGTCCCGCCGCCGCTCGCGCTGCTCTTCGCCATGGCCGAAGGCAGCAACAAGCGCCTCGAGGGCCCGAACAAGGCCGGATGGTACGTCGTCTCGCTCAAGGACATCGTGCCCGGCGCAGTGAAGCGCGAAGACCAGATCTTCGCCGGCGCCTCGCGCGAGCTGGGCGCCGTCACCGGCAACGAATATGCTGAATCCCTGCGCCGCGCGATCGGCAAGGACCTTGGCATCGAACGCAACGAATCCGCGATCAAGGCCGTCCGCAACCAGCTGACCGGCGCGAACAACCAGTAA
- a CDS encoding molybdopterin molybdotransferase MoeA, with amino-acid sequence MKTPPLQLAEAQARLLALAPSLSVEHRAVAECLGHYIATPLHARRTQPAAPLSAMDGHAMRAADLPGPWRVIGESAAGHPFGGTVGRGEAVRISTGAMLPAGADMVLLQEDSARDGETLTLTGEPPAPPGRHIRPAGMDFTADTTLIEAGTRIGPAQIALAIAAGHSHLAVRRPLRLTVIDSGDELVRPGNTTRLHQLPASNGPMLCAMASALPCDISHIGPIADRIEDLAAALDGAHEADVVVTSGGASVGDHDLVRPALEAVGAKIDFWRVGIKPGKPLLVATRGNQVIIGLPGNPASAFVTAFLFLLPLLRASLGAASPLPRTIPARLAGPMGPGGSRMEFLRAHWDGNGVTLDELQDSGALSPLARANALVVREAGSERKEGGTDVPIYLLENGGIA; translated from the coding sequence GTGAAAACGCCTCCCCTTCAGCTGGCCGAAGCGCAGGCTCGCCTGCTGGCGCTCGCGCCCAGTCTCTCGGTCGAACATCGCGCGGTCGCGGAATGCCTCGGCCACTACATCGCCACCCCGCTTCACGCCCGCCGAACCCAACCCGCCGCGCCCCTTTCGGCGATGGATGGCCATGCCATGCGCGCCGCCGATCTTCCGGGCCCCTGGCGTGTCATTGGCGAGAGCGCGGCCGGCCATCCGTTCGGCGGCACCGTCGGTCGCGGCGAAGCGGTCAGGATCAGCACGGGCGCGATGCTGCCGGCGGGCGCCGACATGGTCCTCCTCCAGGAAGACAGCGCACGCGACGGCGAAACGTTGACCCTGACTGGCGAGCCGCCCGCGCCTCCGGGCCGCCATATCCGCCCCGCCGGCATGGACTTCACCGCCGACACCACGCTGATCGAAGCCGGCACCCGCATCGGGCCCGCGCAGATCGCGCTGGCGATCGCGGCAGGGCACAGCCACCTCGCGGTGCGCCGCCCGTTGCGCCTCACGGTCATCGACAGCGGAGACGAACTGGTCCGGCCCGGCAACACGACGCGTCTGCACCAGCTTCCCGCCAGCAATGGCCCCATGCTCTGCGCCATGGCTTCGGCGCTGCCCTGCGACATCAGCCACATCGGCCCGATCGCGGACCGGATCGAAGATCTCGCCGCCGCGCTCGATGGCGCGCATGAGGCCGATGTCGTCGTGACCAGCGGCGGGGCTTCGGTCGGTGACCACGACCTCGTCCGTCCCGCACTCGAGGCGGTGGGCGCGAAGATCGATTTCTGGCGCGTGGGCATCAAGCCGGGCAAGCCGCTGCTCGTCGCGACAAGAGGCAACCAGGTCATCATCGGCCTGCCCGGCAACCCAGCCTCGGCCTTCGTCACCGCGTTCCTGTTCCTCTTGCCTCTGCTGCGCGCCAGCCTCGGCGCGGCGAGCCCGCTCCCCCGCACCATCCCGGCGAGGCTGGCTGGCCCGATGGGGCCGGGCGGCAGCCGCATGGAATTCCTCAGGGCCCACTGGGATGGCAACGGCGTCACACTTGATGAACTCCAGGATTCCGGGGCGCTCTCGCCGCTCGCCCGGGCGAACGCGCTTGTCGTGCGCGAGGCGGGAAGCGAGCGGAAGGAGGGCGGAACGGATGTTCCGATCTACCTGCTCGAAAATGGCGGAATTGCTTGA
- the trpC gene encoding indole-3-glycerol phosphate synthase TrpC gives MTDKLTEICDTKRNEVAARKGAVTVSELTARASEQSAPRGFEKALRGKAAEGFALIAEIKKASPSKGLIRPDFRPADHARAYQAGGAACLSVLTDAPYFQGHEDFLVEARAACTLPVIRKDFMVDPWQCLEARAIGADAILIIVAALSDQQMAEIEAAALEQGMDALVEVHNEEEMERAARLRSRLIGVNNRDLKRFVTDLATTERLAPLAPDGTLLVAESGINTHADLLRLEKCGARTFLVGESLMRQADVEAATRGLLFG, from the coding sequence ATGACCGACAAGCTCACCGAAATCTGCGATACCAAGCGCAATGAAGTCGCCGCCCGCAAGGGCGCTGTCACCGTCAGCGAACTCACCGCCCGCGCCAGCGAACAGAGCGCGCCGCGCGGCTTCGAAAAAGCCCTGCGCGGCAAGGCCGCCGAAGGCTTCGCGCTCATCGCCGAAATCAAGAAGGCCAGCCCCTCCAAGGGTCTGATCCGCCCGGATTTCCGTCCGGCCGATCACGCCCGCGCCTATCAGGCCGGCGGCGCGGCCTGCCTCTCGGTCCTCACCGATGCACCCTATTTCCAGGGCCACGAGGATTTCCTCGTCGAAGCGCGCGCAGCCTGCACGCTCCCGGTGATCCGCAAGGATTTCATGGTCGATCCATGGCAGTGCCTTGAAGCGCGCGCCATCGGCGCCGACGCCATCCTCATCATCGTCGCCGCCCTGTCCGACCAGCAGATGGCCGAAATCGAGGCCGCGGCCCTCGAACAGGGCATGGATGCACTTGTCGAAGTCCACAACGAGGAAGAGATGGAGCGCGCCGCCCGCCTGCGGTCGCGCCTGATCGGGGTCAACAACCGCGATCTCAAGCGCTTCGTGACCGACCTCGCCACGACCGAACGCCTCGCCCCCCTCGCTCCGGATGGCACCCTGCTGGTTGCCGAAAGCGGTATCAACACCCACGCCGACTTGCTTCGCCTCGAAAAGTGCGGCGCCCGCACGTTTCTCGTCGGCGAAAGCCTGATGCGCCAGGCCGACGTCGAAGCGGCAACGCGCGGACTGTTGTTCGGTTAG
- a CDS encoding anthranilate synthase component II: MILVIDNYDSFTWNLVHYLMEMGAEVEVVRNDALTAEQAIGTGAQGFLLSPGPCTPNEAGVSLDLVGAAADARLPLLGVCLGHQSIGQYFGGKVVRGGLMHGKTSPVEHDGTGVFEGLPSPFIATRYHSLIVTDIPDCLVVNARSDDTHVMGFRHRDLPIHGVQFHPESIATEHGHAMIANFLRICGIKTNPLPA; encoded by the coding sequence ATGATCCTCGTCATCGACAACTACGACAGCTTCACCTGGAACCTCGTCCACTACCTGATGGAGATGGGCGCCGAGGTCGAAGTCGTGCGCAACGATGCGCTGACCGCCGAACAGGCGATCGGAACCGGCGCGCAAGGGTTCCTGCTCTCGCCCGGTCCCTGCACACCCAACGAGGCGGGCGTCAGCCTCGATCTCGTCGGAGCGGCGGCGGATGCACGGCTGCCCCTGCTCGGCGTGTGCCTCGGCCACCAGTCGATCGGCCAGTATTTCGGCGGCAAGGTCGTGCGTGGCGGGCTGATGCATGGCAAGACCAGTCCGGTCGAGCATGATGGCACCGGCGTCTTCGAAGGCCTGCCCAGCCCCTTCATCGCCACCCGCTATCACTCGCTGATCGTCACCGACATTCCCGACTGCCTCGTGGTCAATGCCCGGTCCGACGACACCCACGTCATGGGCTTCCGCCACCGCGACCTGCCCATCCACGGCGTCCAGTTCCACCCGGAGTCCATCGCCACCGAACACGGCCACGCGATGATCGCGAACTTCCTCAGGATCTGCGGCATCAAGACGAACCCGCTCCCGGCATGA
- the moaC gene encoding cyclic pyranopterin monophosphate synthase MoaC — protein sequence MNDLTHIDSGGTARMVDVGGKAETHRVAIARGTIRMRGQTLDAIRSGNAPKGDVLGPARIAGIMAAKKTGDLIPLCHPLALDAVNVDFAFVADGIECTATASLTGRTGVEMEALTAVSVALLTIYDMAKALDKGMVIEAIRLVEKRGGKSGTWKAAE from the coding sequence ATGAACGACCTGACCCATATCGATTCGGGCGGCACCGCCCGCATGGTGGACGTCGGCGGCAAGGCCGAAACGCACCGCGTGGCCATCGCGCGCGGTACGATCCGGATGCGGGGGCAGACGCTCGACGCGATCCGTTCCGGCAACGCGCCCAAGGGCGACGTCCTTGGCCCGGCGCGGATCGCGGGGATCATGGCGGCAAAGAAGACTGGCGATCTCATCCCGCTCTGCCACCCCCTCGCACTCGACGCCGTGAACGTCGATTTCGCCTTCGTCGCCGACGGCATCGAATGCACCGCCACCGCCTCGCTGACTGGCCGGACCGGGGTCGAGATGGAGGCGCTCACCGCCGTCTCGGTCGCGTTGCTGACGATCTACGACATGGCCAAGGCGCTCGACAAAGGCATGGTGATCGAAGCGATCCGCCTCGTCGAGAAGCGCGGCGGCAAGTCGGGAACGTGGAAGGCGGCGGAGTGA